One window from the genome of Bacillota bacterium encodes:
- the hisH gene encoding imidazole glycerol phosphate synthase subunit HisH, protein MSRPQGRQPGCTIGVLDMGLGNLASVARAVEAVGFSVRVSQNPADLEHVAGLIVPGVGAFAAAARRLDSGGGATLVREFLARGRPVLGICLGMQVMCSWGEEGGGSSGLGLVDARVCRLPSGRPVPHVGWNQVYWSGPLDILQGLEPGTWFYFSHAYFVDGSSLLRVGGQTARTAVTEYGVRVLAALESPPLYAVQFHPEKSGPAGLRVLSAFGERCAC, encoded by the coding sequence ATGAGCCGACCTCAGGGCCGTCAACCGGGGTGCACCATCGGCGTACTGGACATGGGCCTGGGTAACCTGGCCAGCGTCGCGCGGGCGGTGGAAGCGGTGGGGTTCTCCGTCCGGGTGAGTCAGAACCCGGCCGACCTGGAGCACGTGGCTGGTCTCATCGTGCCCGGGGTGGGGGCATTCGCTGCTGCCGCGCGCAGGCTGGATTCGGGAGGCGGTGCCACCCTGGTGCGGGAATTCCTGGCCCGCGGTCGACCGGTGCTGGGCATCTGCCTGGGGATGCAGGTCATGTGCTCCTGGGGAGAGGAGGGGGGCGGGTCATCCGGTCTGGGACTGGTGGATGCGCGGGTGTGCCGCCTGCCTTCGGGACGACCCGTCCCTCACGTGGGCTGGAACCAGGTCTACTGGAGCGGTCCCCTGGATATCTTGCAGGGGTTGGAACCCGGAACCTGGTTCTACTTTTCTCATGCCTACTTTGTGGATGGCTCATCCCTGCTTCGGGTGGGAGGTCAAACGGCGCGCACGGCGGTGACGGAATACGGGGTACGCGTACTGGCTGCCCTAGAAAGTCCTCCCCTGTATGCGGTGCAGTTTCATCCGGAGAAGTCGGGGCCGGCCGGACTCCGGGTGCTGAGTGCTTTCGGGGAGCGGTGTGCATGCTGA
- a CDS encoding aspartate aminotransferase family protein: MQVPPGERARELVFRDERSVGKNLKIRFFPLVLDRARGSRLWDADGNEYLDFTAGWAVANTGYGHPRVVEAVRRQFDRTTFNSFTSVVSEPSVLLAERLIALVPGDFEKRCWFGLSGSDANDCVAKMVPMATGRKRMLSFVGAYHGQSGGSLSLSGHTAQARFLGSGAVVKVPYPYCYRCPFGKERQRCGIFCLRFIEDYIFKTICPPQDTAGVVVEAIQSDAGDLVPPDEFLPGLADICHRYDIKLVVDEVKVGFGRTGNMFAFQHSGVVPDAVTMAKPLASGFPLSAVVARQEILDAGLATHLFTTGGHPVGCAAALATIDVIEQEGLVENAARVGARLKTSLEELKSRYPLIGDVRGRGLIIGVELVRDRTTKEPADRETAKVVYRCFELGLVLFYVGIHSNVLEITPPLTLTEDEADEGVRIIERALDDVCKGRVPDEKVASYAGW; encoded by the coding sequence ATGCAGGTACCGCCCGGTGAGCGTGCCCGGGAACTTGTTTTCCGGGACGAAAGGTCGGTGGGTAAAAACCTCAAGATCAGGTTCTTTCCTCTGGTGCTGGACCGGGCCCGGGGCTCCAGGCTATGGGACGCAGACGGTAACGAGTACCTCGACTTCACGGCGGGATGGGCCGTGGCTAACACGGGCTACGGCCATCCGCGGGTGGTGGAGGCGGTCCGGAGGCAGTTCGACCGGACTACCTTCAACTCCTTCACCAGCGTCGTGTCCGAGCCCAGCGTTCTCCTGGCTGAGAGGCTGATCGCGCTGGTGCCCGGCGACTTCGAGAAACGCTGCTGGTTCGGCCTCTCAGGGTCTGACGCCAACGACTGCGTGGCCAAAATGGTGCCCATGGCCACAGGGCGGAAGCGGATGCTCTCTTTCGTTGGCGCGTACCACGGTCAGTCGGGCGGCTCGCTATCTCTTTCCGGCCATACCGCCCAGGCGAGGTTCCTGGGCTCGGGTGCCGTGGTCAAGGTGCCGTACCCATACTGTTACCGCTGCCCCTTCGGAAAGGAGCGGCAACGCTGCGGGATCTTCTGTTTGCGTTTCATCGAGGATTACATTTTCAAGACCATTTGCCCGCCCCAAGACACGGCTGGAGTCGTGGTGGAGGCCATCCAGAGCGATGCGGGAGACCTGGTGCCCCCGGACGAATTCCTGCCGGGACTTGCGGATATCTGTCACCGGTACGACATCAAGCTGGTAGTGGACGAGGTGAAGGTCGGGTTCGGCCGCACGGGGAACATGTTTGCGTTCCAGCACAGCGGCGTGGTACCGGATGCAGTTACCATGGCCAAACCCCTGGCATCGGGGTTCCCTCTCAGTGCCGTGGTGGCGAGGCAAGAGATCCTGGACGCCGGCCTTGCCACCCACCTCTTCACCACCGGTGGACACCCCGTGGGATGCGCAGCTGCGCTGGCCACCATCGATGTCATCGAGCAAGAAGGGCTGGTTGAGAACGCAGCCCGGGTGGGTGCGCGATTGAAGACGTCCCTGGAGGAACTCAAATCTCGTTATCCGCTGATCGGAGACGTGCGGGGGCGTGGCCTGATCATCGGTGTGGAACTTGTCCGCGATCGGACCACCAAGGAACCCGCTGATCGTGAGACCGCCAAGGTGGTGTACCGCTGCTTTGAGCTGGGCCTGGTGCTGTTTTACGTGGGTATCCACTCCAACGTCCTCGAAATCACGCCACCCCTGACACTCACGGAGGATGAGGCAGACGAGGGCGTGCGTATCATCGAGCGGGCTCTGGATGACGTCTGCAAAGGGCGCGTGCCCGACGAAAAGGTGGCCTCCTATGCCGGATGGTGA
- a CDS encoding ATP phosphoribosyltransferase regulatory subunit produces MVIGDGGLDAWLDRVACVRAAESVLREVFLDRGYREVNLPAIEEAEDRLVPRGGGQGGFAGGAGPAAARDGEGAYRFLDQEGRVWALRADVTPGLARLLWSRDADGPRPRRLFYMAEVYRRVPGQRGPVALLQVGVEVVGTRGPGEDAGILSLAAVALRSLGLTRFQLSVGHVGLLKEILSEAGLGPEERDQILAALQARDYVKLHSLIAAVLPEKEAHRLTQFLTWRGRAAALLGVLPALGIPGDKARAALEDLRGLLEACGEENNVFVDLGLVRDRTYYTGMVFEMCVPGLSQPAGGGGRYDGVLSPEPATGFAFDLGAVLAVAPVGAATGPAGGRGPWPAVTVGGRLQVAAIH; encoded by the coding sequence ATGGTGATTGGGGATGGCGGCCTTGATGCCTGGCTGGACAGGGTGGCGTGCGTGCGGGCTGCCGAGAGTGTGTTGCGGGAAGTGTTTCTGGACCGGGGTTACCGGGAGGTTAACCTGCCCGCGATAGAGGAGGCAGAAGATCGGCTGGTGCCCCGGGGTGGAGGGCAGGGGGGTTTCGCCGGTGGGGCAGGGCCGGCGGCGGCGAGAGATGGGGAAGGAGCGTACCGCTTCCTCGACCAGGAGGGGAGAGTTTGGGCGCTGCGCGCGGACGTGACGCCGGGGCTGGCGCGATTGCTCTGGAGCCGGGATGCGGACGGGCCCCGCCCGCGACGGCTTTTCTACATGGCCGAGGTTTACCGCCGCGTGCCGGGGCAGCGCGGACCGGTGGCGTTGTTGCAGGTGGGTGTCGAGGTGGTGGGTACCCGGGGGCCGGGTGAGGACGCCGGTATCCTTTCTTTGGCTGCGGTTGCGCTGCGCAGCCTGGGGCTGACCCGATTTCAGCTTTCGGTTGGACACGTGGGGCTCCTCAAAGAGATCTTGAGCGAGGCGGGCCTGGGTCCGGAGGAACGTGATCAGATCCTGGCGGCGCTGCAAGCTCGGGATTATGTGAAGCTGCACAGTTTGATCGCCGCGGTGCTCCCCGAGAAGGAAGCGCACAGGCTGACGCAATTCCTCACCTGGAGAGGCAGAGCTGCCGCCCTCTTGGGCGTGCTGCCCGCGCTTGGGATTCCGGGGGACAAGGCAAGAGCGGCTTTGGAGGATCTGCGCGGGTTGCTGGAGGCCTGCGGTGAGGAGAACAACGTATTCGTGGATCTGGGCCTGGTGCGGGACAGGACGTATTACACCGGCATGGTTTTCGAAATGTGCGTGCCCGGCTTGAGCCAGCCGGCAGGTGGGGGTGGTCGCTACGACGGAGTGTTGAGCCCGGAGCCGGCCACCGGGTTCGCTTTCGACCTGGGGGCGGTGCTGGCCGTGGCCCCGGTTGGAGCCGCCACCGGGCCGGCCGGGGGGAGGGGCCCGTGGCCCGCGGTCACCGTGGGCGGCCGCCTGCAGGTCGCTGCCATTCACTGA
- the hisF gene encoding imidazole glycerol phosphate synthase subunit HisF: protein MLARRIIPCLDVDKGRVVKGVRFGDLRDAGDPVELARTYAEEEADELVFLDISASFEDRQIMLDVVERTASRVFIPLTVGGGIRTLEDMRAVLCRGADRVAVNTAAVRDPGLLARAADRLGSQCVVLAIDARRTGPGRWEVFTHGGRRPTGLDAVEWARRAVELGAGEILLTSMDRDGTRSGFDVELTRAVAGAVPVPVIASGGAGGPADFLHVLTEGGASAALAASLFHYRVLTVPDLKEYLARHGVPVRLSMLARA, encoded by the coding sequence ATGCTGGCACGGCGGATAATCCCCTGCCTGGACGTGGATAAGGGGCGGGTGGTCAAGGGTGTCAGGTTCGGGGACCTGCGCGATGCCGGGGACCCGGTGGAACTGGCGCGGACTTATGCGGAGGAGGAGGCCGACGAACTGGTCTTCCTGGACATCTCGGCTTCTTTTGAGGATCGGCAGATAATGCTGGACGTGGTGGAAAGGACCGCCAGCCGGGTTTTCATCCCCCTTACCGTCGGCGGCGGCATCCGTACCCTGGAGGACATGCGGGCCGTCCTGTGCCGAGGGGCAGACCGGGTGGCGGTGAACACCGCGGCCGTACGGGACCCGGGTTTGCTGGCCCGGGCGGCTGATCGCCTCGGCAGCCAGTGTGTAGTGCTGGCCATCGATGCCCGCCGGACTGGGCCGGGAAGGTGGGAAGTATTCACCCACGGCGGGCGCCGGCCTACCGGACTGGACGCAGTGGAGTGGGCGCGACGGGCGGTGGAATTGGGAGCAGGGGAGATCCTCCTGACCAGCATGGACCGGGATGGCACCCGGTCGGGGTTCGATGTGGAACTCACCAGGGCGGTGGCGGGAGCTGTCCCCGTGCCTGTGATCGCCTCGGGGGGAGCGGGCGGTCCCGCGGACTTCCTGCACGTGCTTACCGAGGGGGGTGCCTCGGCGGCACTGGCGGCTTCCCTGTTTCACTACCGGGTCCTCACCGTGCCGGATCTCAAGGAGTACCTGGCCCGCCACGGCGTCCCCGTACGCCTTTCGATGCTGGCCCGGGCGTAG
- the hisG gene encoding ATP phosphoribosyltransferase: MDDQGLGLTVAVLKGRVFPEARDLLGRAGLAGVGMLSDSRRLVWAADGGWRYLLVRPHDVVTCVREGVADVGLVGKDVLLEDSGGVYEILDLGIGACRLSVAGPSSLASAWPDVLLARGDGLRVATRYPRATRDYFARRGYSPHVIQLSGAVELAPQVGLADVIVDLVATGRTLRENGLAEYDLIEHITTRLVVNTVSFRWKAAAVQALCDRLARVCPPGKEDRHVVRTP; encoded by the coding sequence ATGGACGACCAGGGACTCGGCCTGACCGTGGCCGTCCTGAAGGGACGGGTTTTCCCCGAGGCCCGCGACCTTTTGGGGCGAGCGGGGCTGGCCGGTGTGGGGATGCTGTCCGACAGTAGGCGTCTGGTGTGGGCCGCTGACGGGGGATGGCGGTACCTGCTGGTCCGCCCCCACGACGTGGTGACCTGCGTGCGGGAGGGGGTTGCCGACGTGGGCCTGGTGGGTAAGGACGTGCTGCTGGAGGATAGCGGCGGAGTGTACGAGATCCTGGATCTGGGCATTGGCGCCTGTCGCCTGAGCGTGGCGGGGCCATCCTCCCTGGCTTCAGCGTGGCCCGACGTCCTCTTGGCCCGGGGGGATGGCCTGCGCGTCGCCACCCGCTACCCGCGGGCGACCCGGGATTACTTTGCGCGCCGGGGATACTCGCCCCACGTGATCCAGCTCAGTGGGGCCGTCGAGCTGGCCCCGCAGGTGGGGCTGGCGGACGTTATCGTCGACCTGGTGGCCACCGGCCGTACCTTGCGGGAGAACGGCCTGGCCGAGTACGACCTGATCGAGCACATAACTACCCGCCTCGTGGTCAACACCGTCAGTTTTCGCTGGAAGGCAGCGGCCGTGCAAGCGCTGTGTGACCGGCTGGCCCGCGTCTGCCCCCCGGGAAAGGAAGACCGTCATGTCGTTCGCACCCCCTGA
- a CDS encoding YerC/YecD family TrpR-related protein, translating into MEYQSRLKDPALDFLFEGVLRLQSVEECYRFFEDLCTVGELRAMAQRFQVAALLQKGATYDQVEKLTGMSSATIARINRFLRYGADGYRLILSRLEKEGIAPPATLPG; encoded by the coding sequence GTGGAATACCAGAGCCGCCTTAAGGACCCGGCCCTGGACTTTCTCTTCGAGGGCGTTTTGCGCCTGCAAAGCGTGGAGGAGTGCTACCGGTTTTTCGAAGACCTGTGTACCGTGGGAGAACTGCGCGCCATGGCCCAGCGTTTCCAGGTGGCTGCCCTCCTCCAAAAGGGTGCCACCTATGACCAGGTGGAGAAGCTTACGGGGATGAGTTCTGCCACCATCGCCCGCATCAACCGCTTCCTCCGCTACGGTGCGGACGGCTACCGTCTGATACTCTCGCGCCTGGAGAAAGAAGGTATCGCCCCGCCGGCCACGCTCCCGGGCTGA
- a CDS encoding Rne/Rng family ribonuclease: protein MSKEIVVSSDADETRAAVLEDGKVVELYVERPLVHRAAGNIYLGRVENVLPGMQAAFVNIGLERNAFLYVDDADAVIDAEEETGRRRVRRARRRPGITELLHEGQSIVVQVVKEPLGTKGARVTTHITLPGRYLVLMPNLDYVGVSRRIEDAAERDRLRRIARSIKPPGAGIIVRTVAEGQEEADLVRDRDFLVRIWERIRERARTSEPPALLHRDLGLVFRLVRDQFTEDVDRLTVDDREQYERILDLLDAYSPELKPRVHFHRRNAGSAFEAYDLDREIELALRRKVWLRSGGYLVIDQTEAFCIIDVNTGKYVGETSLEDTVLRTNLEAAVEIARQLRLRDIGGIIVIDFIDMERASHRQKVLAALEEALRKDRTRTTVLGFTQLGLVEMTRKKVRPGLEAQLQRPCPYCEGTGRVLSEETVAARIRREIKRILRTTDAEAILVEANPRVASLLIGPGGSNLRELERATGKSVFVRGSAELHLEAMNLKAVGSREEVEAKACPVREGEILELRVEEPHVTNPWDGIARIEGYVIDVEGAGSRVGERVRVEITKAFRTFARARLLDAPVAEPDVQAVT, encoded by the coding sequence TTGTCCAAAGAAATAGTGGTGTCTTCTGACGCGGACGAGACCAGGGCGGCGGTCCTGGAGGATGGCAAGGTGGTGGAACTTTACGTGGAACGCCCCCTGGTCCACCGGGCGGCCGGGAACATTTACCTGGGACGGGTGGAAAACGTGTTGCCCGGTATGCAGGCCGCTTTCGTAAATATCGGCCTGGAGCGCAACGCCTTCCTGTACGTGGACGACGCCGACGCCGTCATCGACGCCGAGGAGGAGACCGGGCGACGCCGGGTGCGTCGTGCCCGGCGCCGCCCCGGCATAACGGAGTTGTTGCATGAAGGCCAGTCCATCGTGGTACAGGTGGTGAAGGAGCCCCTGGGGACGAAGGGGGCACGGGTGACCACCCACATCACCCTTCCCGGACGGTACCTCGTGCTGATGCCCAACTTGGACTACGTGGGTGTTTCCCGCCGCATTGAGGATGCCGCCGAACGCGACCGCCTGCGGCGCATCGCCCGCTCCATCAAGCCCCCCGGGGCGGGGATCATCGTACGCACGGTGGCCGAGGGGCAGGAGGAAGCGGACCTCGTCCGGGACCGTGACTTCCTGGTCCGGATCTGGGAGCGCATCCGGGAACGGGCCCGCACCTCCGAGCCACCTGCCCTCCTGCACCGGGACCTGGGGCTGGTGTTCCGTCTGGTGCGCGATCAGTTCACCGAGGACGTGGATCGGCTCACCGTGGACGACCGGGAGCAATACGAGCGCATCCTCGACCTCCTGGACGCTTATTCGCCGGAGTTGAAGCCGCGCGTCCACTTCCACCGGCGCAATGCGGGGTCGGCATTCGAGGCCTACGATCTGGATCGGGAAATCGAACTGGCCTTGCGGCGCAAAGTGTGGCTGCGCTCGGGGGGATACCTGGTCATCGATCAGACGGAAGCTTTCTGCATCATCGACGTGAACACGGGGAAGTACGTGGGAGAGACCAGCCTGGAGGATACGGTGCTGCGCACCAACCTGGAGGCAGCCGTGGAGATTGCCAGGCAACTCAGGTTGCGGGACATCGGAGGGATCATCGTCATCGACTTCATCGACATGGAAAGGGCCTCGCACCGGCAGAAGGTACTGGCCGCGCTGGAAGAGGCCCTGCGCAAGGATCGCACCCGCACCACGGTGCTGGGATTTACCCAGTTGGGCCTGGTGGAGATGACCCGCAAGAAGGTGCGGCCCGGCCTGGAAGCCCAACTGCAGCGTCCCTGCCCGTACTGCGAGGGTACGGGACGGGTCCTGAGCGAGGAGACGGTGGCTGCCCGTATCCGGCGGGAGATCAAGCGCATCCTCCGTACCACGGACGCGGAGGCTATCCTGGTGGAGGCCAATCCGCGGGTGGCATCCCTCCTGATCGGCCCCGGCGGGTCCAATCTCCGGGAACTGGAGCGCGCCACCGGCAAGTCGGTGTTCGTGCGGGGTTCAGCCGAACTACACCTGGAGGCGATGAACCTGAAGGCGGTGGGCTCGCGGGAGGAGGTGGAGGCCAAAGCCTGTCCCGTACGCGAGGGGGAGATCCTGGAACTGCGGGTGGAAGAACCCCACGTTACCAACCCGTGGGACGGCATTGCGCGCATCGAAGGCTATGTGATAGATGTGGAAGGGGCCGGCTCCCGGGTGGGGGAGCGGGTCCGGGTGGAGATCACCAAGGCTTTCCGTACCTTCGCCCGCGCCAGGTTACTCGATGCCCCCGTGGCTGAGCCAGACGTCCAGGCCGTCACCTGA
- a CDS encoding histidinol-phosphate transaminase: MSFAPPDDAIWPSAGDVIWLDANENPYTWPEHLLAQAWAAFRSQGPHRYPRNRRQLCRALGAYAGVPEEWVLPGNGSDELIIAMLSSLGRRVRRILLPWPTFGFYRHVGRALDLPLGFVELKGDFSLPLDDLLAGLGQGNEAMVVLCRPNNPTGNLFGRELVLAALEAGAWVVVDEAYYEFSGETVTDLLGQYGRLVVMRTLSKAFALAGLRVGYALAHPDTLALLRSVMQPYNVDAFSLAAALVALEHAHLARSWARAICAHRDRLARALQALGPVRPWPSRANFLLVEVLPEAGRPAADVVADLAEGGVRVRYWPDEPRLRDFFRVSVGLPRDNAMFVERLHRLLADHGGGDGVPRAEGR, from the coding sequence ATGTCGTTCGCACCCCCTGATGACGCCATATGGCCCAGCGCCGGGGATGTCATATGGCTGGATGCCAACGAGAATCCCTACACGTGGCCCGAGCACTTGCTGGCTCAGGCCTGGGCAGCCTTCCGGTCCCAGGGCCCGCACCGTTATCCCCGGAACAGGCGGCAGCTCTGCCGCGCGCTGGGGGCGTACGCCGGGGTGCCGGAGGAGTGGGTTTTGCCGGGCAACGGGTCGGATGAGTTGATAATTGCCATGCTTTCCTCGCTGGGCCGTCGGGTGCGGCGCATCCTGCTTCCCTGGCCCACCTTCGGGTTCTACCGTCACGTGGGGAGAGCGCTCGATCTCCCCCTGGGCTTCGTGGAGCTGAAGGGGGACTTTTCCCTCCCCCTGGATGACCTGCTGGCGGGGTTGGGGCAGGGGAATGAGGCAATGGTGGTGCTTTGCCGCCCCAACAACCCCACCGGCAACCTGTTCGGACGTGAACTGGTGCTGGCCGCCCTGGAGGCCGGAGCGTGGGTGGTGGTGGACGAGGCTTACTATGAGTTCAGCGGGGAGACGGTAACGGATCTCCTGGGGCAGTATGGCCGATTGGTGGTTATGCGTACACTCTCGAAGGCTTTTGCCCTGGCAGGCCTGCGCGTGGGCTACGCCCTCGCTCATCCCGACACCCTGGCCCTGCTCCGGTCGGTGATGCAGCCTTACAACGTGGACGCCTTTTCCCTGGCTGCCGCCCTGGTGGCCCTCGAGCACGCCCACCTGGCCAGGAGCTGGGCGCGGGCCATTTGCGCCCATCGCGACCGTCTCGCGCGAGCCCTTCAGGCCCTCGGCCCGGTGCGGCCGTGGCCGAGCCGGGCCAATTTCCTGCTGGTGGAGGTGCTGCCCGAGGCGGGACGGCCGGCAGCGGATGTGGTGGCAGACCTGGCCGAGGGCGGGGTGCGCGTACGATACTGGCCGGACGAGCCCCGGCTGCGCGACTTTTTCCGGGTGAGCGTGGGTCTGCCCCGAGACAACGCCATGTTTGTCGAGCGTCTGCACCGATTGCTGGCAGACCATGGGGGAGGGGACGGGGTACCCCGGGCGGAGGGGAGGTAA
- a CDS encoding HisA/HisF-related TIM barrel protein — protein MLIVPALDLRGGKVVRLYRGCLDRATVYSSDPVEEARRWVEAGARRLHLVDLDGAACGYPVQLDLVARVIRAVDVPLQVGGGLRSEAQVARVLEAGAQWAILGSAAARDPDLVGRCLERWPDRIMVSLDLRGGRVALDAWQKTAAMDGVALARFWGERGLRDLIVTDADRDGTLAGVDPALWEPFLGGPWRLWAAGGVAGEEDLRRLAALAPRGLAGVIVGRAIYAGVLDLRRTDLVSGANDTGKGTDGAGNRDDAGTTDGVRGVGRCWHGG, from the coding sequence ATGCTGATCGTGCCTGCCTTGGACCTGCGGGGTGGGAAGGTGGTGCGCCTGTACCGGGGGTGCCTGGACCGGGCCACCGTGTACTCGTCTGACCCGGTGGAGGAAGCACGGCGCTGGGTCGAGGCGGGAGCCCGGCGCCTGCACCTGGTGGATCTGGATGGGGCTGCCTGCGGGTACCCCGTCCAACTGGACCTGGTGGCCAGGGTGATCCGGGCTGTGGACGTACCCCTTCAGGTGGGGGGCGGTCTGCGCTCCGAGGCCCAGGTGGCCAGGGTGCTGGAGGCAGGGGCGCAATGGGCGATCCTGGGCTCCGCTGCCGCGCGGGACCCCGACCTGGTGGGAAGGTGCCTCGAGCGCTGGCCCGACAGGATCATGGTGAGCCTGGACCTGCGGGGGGGTCGGGTGGCGCTGGACGCCTGGCAGAAGACTGCGGCGATGGATGGCGTCGCCCTGGCCCGCTTCTGGGGCGAACGGGGGTTGCGGGACCTCATCGTCACCGATGCCGACCGGGACGGCACCCTGGCCGGCGTCGACCCCGCCCTGTGGGAGCCCTTTCTGGGAGGGCCGTGGCGGCTGTGGGCGGCGGGAGGAGTGGCGGGTGAGGAGGATCTGAGACGCCTGGCGGCGCTTGCGCCGCGCGGGCTGGCAGGCGTGATCGTGGGGCGGGCTATATACGCCGGGGTTCTCGACCTCCGGCGGACGGACCTGGTGAGCGGGGCGAACGATACCGGAAAGGGGACGGACGGCGCCGGAAACCGGGATGATGCTGGCACAACTGACGGGGTGCGGGGAGTGGGACGATGCTGGCACGGCGGATAA
- the hisIE gene encoding bifunctional phosphoribosyl-AMP cyclohydrolase/phosphoribosyl-ATP diphosphatase HisIE, which translates to MDRTDVAAVTEVRFGPDGLVPVVVQSAVSGEVLMLAFANREALVRTLGEGKAWYFSRSRGRLWCKGETSGNFQEVVEVRCDCDGDALLYRVNPGGPSCHTGHHSCFYRTLCPAPGAPGQEARVAQGDMVRAEQSGPAPNWTGAGILAELAALLRERRRERPAGSYSAALFSAGRARIAQKVGEEAVEVVVASMGGDRERMVAEVADLLFHVLVLLADAGIDLAEIWAELGRRHVSASSSATRQGSGLLTIRHRRPPFRRARALCRRHPEPAR; encoded by the coding sequence ATGGACAGAACTGACGTGGCCGCTGTAACGGAAGTACGCTTTGGCCCCGACGGCCTGGTGCCGGTGGTGGTGCAGAGTGCGGTGAGCGGCGAGGTGCTCATGCTCGCCTTCGCCAACCGGGAAGCCCTAGTCCGCACCCTGGGGGAGGGGAAGGCCTGGTACTTCAGCCGGTCGCGCGGGCGCTTGTGGTGCAAAGGGGAAACGTCCGGCAATTTCCAGGAGGTGGTGGAAGTCCGCTGTGACTGCGACGGTGATGCCCTCCTGTACCGGGTGAACCCTGGCGGCCCCTCCTGCCACACCGGCCACCACTCCTGCTTCTACCGCACCCTTTGCCCGGCGCCGGGCGCCCCCGGCCAGGAGGCCCGGGTGGCGCAGGGGGATATGGTTCGGGCCGAGCAGAGCGGGCCGGCGCCAAACTGGACCGGCGCGGGCATTCTGGCCGAATTGGCCGCCCTGCTCCGGGAGCGCCGCAGGGAGCGGCCGGCCGGGTCGTACAGTGCGGCTCTGTTTTCCGCGGGGAGGGCGCGCATCGCCCAGAAGGTCGGTGAAGAGGCGGTGGAGGTGGTAGTGGCCAGCATGGGTGGTGATAGGGAGCGGATGGTGGCCGAGGTGGCCGACCTTCTGTTTCACGTGCTGGTCTTGCTGGCCGATGCAGGCATTGACCTTGCGGAGATCTGGGCAGAGCTGGGCCGCCGCCACGTCTCGGCCTCCTCCAGCGCCACCCGGCAAGGGTCAGGTCTCCTCACCATCCGGCATAGGAGGCCACCTTTTCGTCGGGCACGCGCCCTTTGCAGACGTCATCCAGAGCCCGCTCGATGA
- the hisB gene encoding imidazoleglycerol-phosphate dehydratase HisB — MRQAQVQRHTRETRVTVDLELDGSGKVQVDTGLAFLDHLLAAFALHALFDLRLTARGDLEVDGHHTVEDVGMCLGHALRRALGGGEGISRWGWCLLPMDEALVEVAVDAGGRSFLAYRVPVVPRSLGAFHTEMAPEFWRAFVRESGTTMHIHLRQGENVHHILEALWKAAGVALRQAVRIEPRLQGVPSTKGAPACKDVPTSRSVPPGAVFNLSEDGHSVPVQQAGGHGEDRGL; from the coding sequence ATGCGGCAGGCACAGGTGCAACGACACACACGAGAAACACGGGTGACCGTGGATCTGGAACTGGACGGTTCCGGGAAGGTGCAGGTGGACACCGGTCTGGCCTTCCTCGACCACCTCCTGGCGGCGTTTGCCCTGCACGCGCTGTTTGACCTCCGGCTCACGGCGCGCGGGGATCTGGAGGTGGACGGGCACCACACCGTGGAGGACGTGGGGATGTGTCTGGGGCATGCTCTGCGCCGGGCCCTGGGCGGTGGGGAGGGGATATCCCGGTGGGGGTGGTGCCTCCTCCCCATGGACGAGGCCCTGGTGGAGGTGGCGGTGGACGCGGGGGGGCGGTCGTTCCTGGCGTACCGGGTACCCGTGGTGCCTCGCTCCCTGGGAGCTTTCCACACCGAGATGGCCCCCGAGTTCTGGCGGGCCTTTGTCCGGGAGTCGGGTACCACCATGCACATTCACCTGCGGCAGGGGGAAAACGTCCATCACATCCTGGAGGCACTCTGGAAGGCAGCCGGCGTGGCCCTCCGTCAGGCGGTGCGGATTGAGCCCCGCCTGCAGGGGGTCCCATCGACCAAAGGTGCGCCTGCCTGCAAAGACGTCCCTACATCCCGATCGGTGCCACCGGGTGCGGTTTTCAACCTATCGGAGGACGGCCACTCCGTCCCCGTCCAGCAGGCGGGTGGTCACGGGGAGGACAGGGGGTTATGA